Proteins from a single region of Shinella zoogloeoides:
- a CDS encoding thymidylate synthase produces the protein MQQYLDLLAHVMENGSDRGDRTGTGTRGVFGYQMRFDLAEGFPVLTTKKLHLRSIIHELLWFLKGDTNIAYLRDNGVTIWDEWADANGDLGPVYGYQWRSWPTHDGRHLDQIVAVVDSIRNNPNSRRHIVSAWNPALVDEMALPPCHCLFQFYVADGRLSCQLYQRSADIFLGVPFNIASYALLTMMVAQVTGLQPGDFVHTLGDAHIYANHFEQVRTQMTRTPKPLPFMKINPDVKDLFSFKFEDFELVGYEADSSIKAPIAV, from the coding sequence ATGCAGCAATATCTCGACCTTCTCGCCCATGTGATGGAAAACGGCTCCGACCGCGGGGACCGGACCGGCACGGGCACGCGCGGCGTCTTCGGCTACCAGATGCGCTTCGACCTTGCCGAAGGTTTCCCGGTGCTGACCACCAAGAAGCTGCACCTGCGCTCCATCATCCATGAACTGCTGTGGTTCCTGAAGGGCGACACCAACATCGCCTATCTGCGCGACAACGGCGTGACCATCTGGGACGAATGGGCGGACGCCAACGGCGATCTCGGCCCGGTCTACGGCTACCAGTGGCGCTCCTGGCCGACCCATGACGGCCGCCATCTCGACCAGATCGTCGCGGTGGTCGACAGCATCCGGAACAATCCGAACTCGCGCCGCCATATCGTCTCGGCCTGGAACCCGGCGCTGGTCGACGAAATGGCGCTGCCGCCGTGCCATTGCCTGTTCCAGTTCTACGTTGCGGACGGCAGGCTCTCCTGCCAGCTCTACCAGCGCTCCGCCGATATCTTCCTCGGCGTGCCCTTCAACATCGCCTCCTATGCGCTGCTGACCATGATGGTGGCGCAGGTGACGGGCCTCCAGCCCGGCGATTTCGTGCATACGCTCGGCGACGCCCATATCTACGCCAACCATTTCGAGCAGGTGCGCACGCAGATGACGCGCACGCCGAAGCCGTTGCCCTTCATGAAGATCAACCCCGATGTGAAGGACCTTTTCTCCTTCAAATTCGAGGACTTCGAACTGGTCGGCTATGAAGCCGATTCAAGCATCAAGGCGCCCATCGCCGTCTGA